TCTGGCTGAGGCGGAAAAAGCTGCTGTAAACAAGAAGTAAGTACAGCACAACGCCACACCAACGAGCGCCAAACGACCACCCAAGGGTAGGGTATACCCGTCGCTAGCTAGGGCCCTAGCTTTGTGCGCGACCTAGGGAGTGCGTGACGGCAGACCAGAAACCCCAGCGGTTAGATTGTACCAGCCGCTAACCACTCCTGCATCCCTCGCGCGGCCCATGCGCCCGTGCTGAAGCACCCTTGCAGCAGATAGCCGCCCGTGGGCGCTTCCCAATCTAGCATTTCGCCGGCTACGAACGTACCAGGCCGGCGCCGCAGCATGAGCTGTTCATCGACTTCCGCAAACGGAATGCCCCCGGCCGTAGAAATAGCTTCATCCAGCGGGCGCAAGCCGGTAACCGGGAGCGGCACTTGGCGCAGTAACTGGGCTAACCTTTCGGGAGTGGCTGTGGCTTCGGGTGGGGCTACTTCGCGCAATAGCGTAGGTACCGGCTGACCGAGGTGCAGTGCCTTGACCAGAAAAGCAGCCAATGATTTGCCGCCGCGCGGCTGACCTAGCTTTTGCAAAAGCTGCGCGTCGGTGAGGTCGGGCTTGAGGTCGAGCAGGAGCGGGGCGGGCGTGTTTTGGGTTAGAGCGGCACGCAGGGCGGGCGTGAGGGCGTACACGGGGGTGCCTTCTAGCCCGTAATCCGTGAGCAAAACTTCGCCGCGTACTTGCTGATCGCCGCAGTGCAGGGCAATGTTCTTGAGCGGCGTTCGGCCAACTTTCTCCTTGAAGAAAGCAGACCACTGAATCTCGGCACCGCAGTTAGCCGGGGAAAAAGGCACCGTAGCAACTCCAGCGGCCTCCACGAGCGCAGTCCAGCGGCCGTCGGAGCCGGTCTTGCTCCAGCTGGCACCCCCAAGGGCAAGCAGCGTGGCGTCGGGCTCAAGCACGAACTCCTGCCCGCTCACGTCGTCGCGCAGACGTAGCCCTTTGGCACCGACGAATCCCAGCCAGCGGTGCCGAGTTTTCAGCTCTACCCCTAGCTCTTGCAGGCGCTTGAGCCAGGCGCGAAGCAGCTGAGCGGGTTTGTACTCATCGAGCGGAAACACGCGGCCACTGGTGCCTACGAAGGTGGGAATACCTAGGTCGGCGGTCCACTGCCGCAGTTCATCGGGCGAAAAATGCCGCAGATAAGCTGCAAACTGAGTCTGTGCCGCCCCGTAGCGCGCCGGAAATGCCGTAGTCGACTCCGCATTGGTAAGGTTGAAGCCACCGTGTCCGGCTACCAAAAACTTGCGACCGACGGTGGCTTGTGCTTCGTACACCGCAACGTGGTGCCCTGCCTCCGCCAAGCGCTGCGCCGCCAGTAAGCCTGCTGGTCCGCCGCCTACAACGGCAATAGAAAACGCCATAGAGTTAAAAAAGAAGCAAGATACGTTACCTAACTATTGGGCGACTAATAAGCAGGAGTAGTGTTAGGTAATGTACTCATTGATAAATACTTATTAAATAATGTGTGACTATTTTCTGGCGATAAGCGGAGAGCGGCCGTATAGCAGAGCTTACTAAGCCTCACCGAGCCACCTGCATGAGTTCGTACAACATCCTGATTGGGCTGAGCATAGCCGTTATTCTTTCTTATTTGTTCGATATGGCCGCGCGGGCCACGAAAGTGCCGTCCGTGCTGATGCTGCTCTTGACGGGTATCGCCCTAAGACAAGCCGCCGACTACACCGACCTGCACCTAGTCGTGCCGAAGGTAGTGCTGGAGATATTCGGGATTATTGGACTGATTATGATTGTGCTGGAAGGCTCCCTCGACCTCACCCTAGCGCGCGAGAAAGCCCCGCTGATTCGGCGTTCCTTTTTCGCTGCCGCGCTGATTCTGATCGTTCAGGCTATTGCCATTGCCTTGCTGCTGCGAGAATATGTGGGGGTGTCGTTCCAGAGCTGCTTGGTGAATGCGGTGCCGCTGGCCGTCATCAGCAGCGCTATTGCCATTCCGAGCGTGGCGAGCCTAGGTGGTGAGAAGCAGGAATTTATCGTGTACGAGAGCACCTTCTCCGACATCCTAGGTATCATGTTCTTCAACTTTGCCTTGCAGGATAACTTTGCCCAGGGCATTTCCTTTATCACCTTCACGCGCGATTCCATCGCCATTCTGTTGGTAGCGGTGGTCAGTACGGCGGTGTTGGCGTTCTTACTCGACCGGATTCGACTGCACATCAAGTTCTTCCTGATCCTAGCTTTCCTGGTGCTGATGTATAGCCTAGCCAAGGAGCTACACTTGTCGTCACTCCTGCTGGTGTTGGTGTTCGGCCTGGCGGTCAATAATGCTGAGCTGTTTCTGAAAGGACCTCTACGGCGCTGGTTCCACCCCGAGCGGCTCACCAGCGAAGTGCAGCAGCTACGCAGCATCACGGCCGAGTCGGCCTTCCTGATCCGGACCTTCTTCTTTCTAATTTTCGGTTACTCAATCACCATCAGCAGCTTGCTAAGCAGTGCCGTGATTCTTCAAGCCTTGCTGATTATAGGGGTGCTGACCGTCATTCGCTTTTTTTACCTGCGTTATATTGCTCGCACCGATCTGATTCCAGAGTTATTCATTGCCCCGAAGGGCCTGATTACGATACTGCTATTCTTCAGCATTCCGCCCAAGCACAGCATCGGCGAAATTAGCGAAAGCATCCTTTTCATGGTAATCCTGCTTACTGGCGTGCTGATGATGGTTGGCTTGCTGCTAGCCCACCGCAAACCCGAGCTAGGGGAGTATTGAGTGACTGAGTCAAACAGCCGGGCAAGGTACTAGAACAATCACTCAGTCACTCAGTGCGAAGCCACTCAGTCACTCTTCAGTCACTCTCTTTGAGGAGCTGACGGCGGTAGGCCGCTAGGATGGTCGTCTTTAAAATAAAGCCCACATACTTGCCTTTGCGCACAACTGGCAGGGCCCACGCATCGTGTTCCTCCAGCTGGTGCAAGGTGTCGAGCATGCTATCCTCAACGTTGATGATAGCGGGCGGAGGGCTCATTAGGTCGCTTACGCGAGTGGTGTCGTAGTGCTTGTCGTCGAAGAGAGCATCACGCACTTTATCCAGTGACACAATGCCTAGCAGCTGCATATCGTCGTCGAGAACGGGGAAGAGGTTGCGGGAAGCGTGCCGGAAGGCATCGACTAACTCCCCGAGCGTGTCATCGGGGTGCACGGCTACGAAATCACGTTGCACGAAAGCCAAAAGGCTAAGCTGGGCCAGAATGCCCCGGTCGCGGTCGGCGTGCATCACTACGCCACGCTGCACCAGCTTGCGGGTGTACACCGAATAGGGTTCGTAGTATTTCGTGATGAGGTAAGAGCTAGACGTCACCACCATCAGCGGCACAAACAGCGCGTAGCCGCCCGTAATTTCGGCAATCAGGAAGATGCCTGTGAGTGGGGCGTGAATCACACCGGCCAGCACTCCCGCCATCCCGAGCACCACAAAGTGCACTTCCGAAATAGGGTAGAGGCCACTCATATTGATGAGCCTAGCCAGGATGAAACCTAGGAGCGCACCAGTAAACAGCGACGAGCCAAACATGCCCCCGTTGCCGCCCGCCCCGATGGTGATGGTAGTGGCAAACACTTTGAACAGCATGCTAGCTCCCGCCATCAGCAGCAGCGTCCAGATGTTCTCGTCGCGGTACACGGCGAAGATAGACCCGTCGACGAGGCGCTCAGGCTGGCCGCTCAGCAGCAGCTGCACGATGTTGTAGCCTTCGCCGTATAGGGGCGGAAAAATAAACACCAGCCCGCCCAGAATCAGCCCGCCCACAACTACTTTGCGGAAAGCACCCGGCCAGGTAGTGAAAAACTTATCGGCTAGGAAGTAGATGCGGATCATGTACACCGACAGTAGCGCCGTGAACACCCCGAGGGTCAGGTAAAGCGGAATGGCTTCGACCGGCCACGTGGTGGTAATCAGTACGAACGGCTGGCCCACGTAAAAGGCCTTGGAAATGACGGTGGCGGTGGCTGAGGAAATCAGCAACGGGATAAAAAAGGGCGCTGATAACTCCGACAAAATCACTTCTACCGCGAACAGCACGCCCGCAATGGGACTGTTGAAGATGGCCGCCACGCCCGCGGCCGCGCCACAGCCCGTGAGCAAACGCCGTTCGCGCCGACCCACCCGCAGCAGGCGACCTAGGTTGGAGCCCAGCGCCGCACCCGTTACCGAAATAGGCGCCTCCAACCCCGCCGACCCCCCGAAGGTGACAGTCAGGAAAGAGGTGAAAAATTGTGAGTACATCTTGCTCCGCGGCACGATACTGCCTTGGCGCGCAATGTTGTAAATGATAGGAGCAATACCACGGCTGAGCTGCCCATCGAGTACGTAACGGGTAAACAGCACCGTAAGCCCAATACCAAGGATAGGGTAGAGAAAAAGGGCAAAGACGCGTTTTTGCTCGGGTATCCACTCGTACAGCCATTCCTGCGCCGTATGCACGGAACCCTTCAGGATGACGGCCGCTAGTCCGGCTACGGTACCTACCAGCACGCTCACCAAAATCAAGTACACCCGGTCGTTGATATGGCGCAGGCGCCACAGCAACAGCGGACCTAGGATGCGGTGAACGGTACTTTTGGGCATTGATGAATCGCTAAGGGCAGAGTAATAAAGCGTTGCAATAACCTAGCCGCGACACGCCAATAACCCTAGCTCGCGCAAGCGTGGAGCAAAGTAGCAGTTACTAGGATAAAATAACAGAAATACGCTAGCGTAGCGAGCCCTAGCTCACGGTAGTGGTAGGCGGGTAGCCGGCTTCGGTGAGCATCGCCTTGGTGCCCTGCATCAGGTTGCTTTTCAAGACTAGCACCTGACGGCGGTAATCCTCGGAAGGAGCCCAGAAGTACACGCGTAAGTCGGCGGTGGTGTCGGCGCTTTTTTCCAAGGTAATGTAGCTCACATACGGGGGCGTCGATTCGACACCTTCCGTGCCGTTGACGTATTGCAGGATCTTGTCGATTACCTGAGCCGGACCTGGCTGTTCGCCGTAGTCAACACTTACCAGAAAGTCCTGGCGGATATACTCGTTGCGGGTGAAGTTGGTGAGGGGCTCACGCAGCACAACGGCATTTGGCAGCGAAATTTGCTTTCCTTCAAAAGTTCTAATAATGGTCGTCCGAAGGTTCAGCGCTTCCACCTGACCTAGCATATCCCGAATCTGTACCGTGTCGTGAATGTGGAATGGGCGGTTGAACGCCAGCACCATGCCCGCCAGAAAGTTCTCGGCGATGTCCTTGAGCGCAAAGCCAACCACGAAAGCCGTGAGCCCGGCCGCACCCAACACCCCACTAACTACCCCCGAAAGCCCCACGATCTGCATGGCTAGCAGCAACCCCGTCAGGATCATCCCCCATTTTGCCACGTTCGTCAGAAAATCAGCCAGCAGTGGATCGTGGGCTTTACTCTGCAAACGGCCACTGAGCAACAGGCTGAAGCGTTTGGCAACCGCCAGCGCCAGCGAAAGAACCACTAGGGCAATGAGGAGCTTGGGTGCAATAAAGAGGAATGCCTCCCAGTAGGTGTGGAGTACGCGTTGGATGTCTTGGAACATAAGCAAACAGGTGGTGTGGGCCTACTTCGGCCGCGAAACATTTGCGTAACAGTACGGGAGGTTGCGCCTTTGGGGTTCCGTGGCTGAGCTTAGCGAACTCATTGCCGATACGCGCTATTGTAATGGCTTCAATTATGCATTCTTGGAACAGCGCGTGGTATCCAGCCTTGGGTTCCGGTCTTTGGCGCGTATAAACCAGTGGTGGATGGATTTCGCTACGAAGCCGAGATAGACGCTTTTTTGTGTCCCGCAGGCAAGTTACTGCCCGTCCGCAACTACGCCGCCCGCCAAGACGGAAACTGGGCCAAGAATTACCGCGCAGCTTACCAAGATTGTCAGCAGTACCCGTTGAAAATGAGTTGCACGCCCGCAGCACCCTAGCAAAAGTTTATGCGCTCAGCCTTTGATGCGGCTTGCCGCCGCACTTTGCACGATCAGCGAAGCTGCGCGGGCCAGCGAATGCGGCGGGTCCAGCAACGCATGGTCGAGCCTGTTTTTGGTAGCCTGATCCATCATTATGGACTACGCCGAGTCGGTACAAAGGGCTGGGTAACTGCTCATAAGGCCACGCTGCTCAGTGCAGTTGCTTATAATTTTAAAAATGGCTCATGACCAGCCAAAGCTGGTCATGAGCCGAGTCCTAGCCTTGCAGTCCGACCGAGAAAGGCAAATTAGTGACCTCTCTGGTCGCTGGTCGATAGCCAGTTCCTCCTTTCTAAACTACTTGCTTAATCGAGCAACAAGTGGTCTTAAGTTCTGCAACAGCGAGCGTATGTCCGATCCGGCCGCCATCGTAGCCTTGTTTCAGGAAGTAAAATCGGGGAAGAACAACCGGCGCCCCGAACTGGCCAAAGCCATGGCCGAGTGCTGGCGCCTGAGCGCCACGCTGCTGGTGGCCACGCTAGATCGTGTGAGCTGGGATGCCGCCTACATCCTGCGCTTAGAGGTGCCGTTTGTGGCCGTGGACCTGCTCGAGCTGAACACCTGGACCAAAGGCATCTTCGCCCGCCTGGCCCAGCACGGACGTGAGCTCATCAGCAAGCGCACTAAAGAAGCGTTGGCGGCCAAGAAAGTGTGGGGAGAACTGCTCGGAACGTGGGAAATCTCCGTGCAAAAGGCAGGTGCGCGCCTAGCAGCAAGCCAACGTGTAGTGCCAGCACCTGCTCCACTTGCTGGGCGAGAAGGGACTGAGCTTACGGGAAAGTGCCCAGGCCTTAAGCGAGAAAGGCTACCGCACGCGACGGGGGTGTATCTTTACTGGCAAAGGCGTGCTGCTCTTGCTCCAACGGCTGGTTTAGTACCCGGCGACAGGGCTCCTTTTACCTTGAAGGGTCAGCTGGCTGCAAGGATAGCGTTAGCGAGCAATCTGGTCGAGACGGGCCAGCTAACACCAGTGATGCCTCTACGTTATCAGCACCTATCCCCAAGGAGAAAGTGTTCGCGGTGCACTCTTCTCCCGCTATGGCGGCCGATAGGCTGTAGCAGCCCAGCGCCAGCGGGTACTTAATGCATGTGCTAGGCCGGGAAATACTCATCGAGCAGCTGCTGGAGCTTGGTCACTGTCAGGGGCTTTTCCAGGATGCCGTCCAAGGGTAAGCCCCGCAGTTGGTCCAGATCCCGCTCCACGGAGGCGCTGGTGAGCAGCATCACCACGATGCCCTGCCGCTGCGTGGCGGGCAAGTGCTGGTAAGCCTGCAGAAACTCGATGCCGTTGAGCACGGGCATGTTCAGGTCGAGCAGAATCAGTTCCGGGCACTGCGCTTGGCCGGGCACCTGGCAAGTCGTGGCCAGTGCGCGCAGAGCCTGTGCCCCGTCCTCAGCTACCAGCAGGTGCTCGGTCACGCCGGCGCGCTCAATGACTATCTTATTCAGAAAATTGGCGGTCTCGTCATCATCGACCAGCAGCACACTTGTTAAACGGGGCATGGAGAGGATAGAAAAAACTAGTAGAAGCCAGTCCCTAGGCGGGGAAGGTGAGGGTGAACGCCGTCCCTACGCCCTGCTGGCTGACAACGGTGATGGTCCCGCCCGCATTGTCCACAATCTTCTTGACTGTGTACAGGCCCACGCCTGAACCCTCGACATGGGTGTGCAGGCGCTGGAAGAGCTGAAACAGGCGCTGTTGCTGCGTCTCATTCAACCCCAAGCCGTTGTCCTGCACCGTGAGCACCAGCGCGTCGCCCACTGGCTGGCAGCGGATACGCACCCGGGGCACCCGCTCGGGGTGGCGGTACTTGAGGGCATTGCTCAGGAGATTGTAGATCAGGCTGCGCAGGTTCTTGGGCGA
This Hymenobacter sp. GOD-10R DNA region includes the following protein-coding sequences:
- a CDS encoding TIGR03862 family flavoprotein gives rise to the protein MAFSIAVVGGGPAGLLAAQRLAEAGHHVAVYEAQATVGRKFLVAGHGGFNLTNAESTTAFPARYGAAQTQFAAYLRHFSPDELRQWTADLGIPTFVGTSGRVFPLDEYKPAQLLRAWLKRLQELGVELKTRHRWLGFVGAKGLRLRDDVSGQEFVLEPDATLLALGGASWSKTGSDGRWTALVEAAGVATVPFSPANCGAEIQWSAFFKEKVGRTPLKNIALHCGDQQVRGEVLLTDYGLEGTPVYALTPALRAALTQNTPAPLLLDLKPDLTDAQLLQKLGQPRGGKSLAAFLVKALHLGQPVPTLLREVAPPEATATPERLAQLLRQVPLPVTGLRPLDEAISTAGGIPFAEVDEQLMLRRRPGTFVAGEMLDWEAPTGGYLLQGCFSTGAWAARGMQEWLAAGTI
- a CDS encoding cation:proton antiporter; protein product: MSSYNILIGLSIAVILSYLFDMAARATKVPSVLMLLLTGIALRQAADYTDLHLVVPKVVLEIFGIIGLIMIVLEGSLDLTLAREKAPLIRRSFFAAALILIVQAIAIALLLREYVGVSFQSCLVNAVPLAVISSAIAIPSVASLGGEKQEFIVYESTFSDILGIMFFNFALQDNFAQGISFITFTRDSIAILLVAVVSTAVLAFLLDRIRLHIKFFLILAFLVLMYSLAKELHLSSLLLVLVFGLAVNNAELFLKGPLRRWFHPERLTSEVQQLRSITAESAFLIRTFFFLIFGYSITISSLLSSAVILQALLIIGVLTVIRFFYLRYIARTDLIPELFIAPKGLITILLFFSIPPKHSIGEISESILFMVILLTGVLMMVGLLLAHRKPELGEY
- a CDS encoding chloride channel protein — translated: MPKSTVHRILGPLLLWRLRHINDRVYLILVSVLVGTVAGLAAVILKGSVHTAQEWLYEWIPEQKRVFALFLYPILGIGLTVLFTRYVLDGQLSRGIAPIIYNIARQGSIVPRSKMYSQFFTSFLTVTFGGSAGLEAPISVTGAALGSNLGRLLRVGRRERRLLTGCGAAAGVAAIFNSPIAGVLFAVEVILSELSAPFFIPLLISSATATVISKAFYVGQPFVLITTTWPVEAIPLYLTLGVFTALLSVYMIRIYFLADKFFTTWPGAFRKVVVGGLILGGLVFIFPPLYGEGYNIVQLLLSGQPERLVDGSIFAVYRDENIWTLLLMAGASMLFKVFATTITIGAGGNGGMFGSSLFTGALLGFILARLINMSGLYPISEVHFVVLGMAGVLAGVIHAPLTGIFLIAEITGGYALFVPLMVVTSSSYLITKYYEPYSVYTRKLVQRGVVMHADRDRGILAQLSLLAFVQRDFVAVHPDDTLGELVDAFRHASRNLFPVLDDDMQLLGIVSLDKVRDALFDDKHYDTTRVSDLMSPPPAIINVEDSMLDTLHQLEEHDAWALPVVRKGKYVGFILKTTILAAYRRQLLKESD
- a CDS encoding mechanosensitive ion channel family protein is translated as MFQDIQRVLHTYWEAFLFIAPKLLIALVVLSLALAVAKRFSLLLSGRLQSKAHDPLLADFLTNVAKWGMILTGLLLAMQIVGLSGVVSGVLGAAGLTAFVVGFALKDIAENFLAGMVLAFNRPFHIHDTVQIRDMLGQVEALNLRTTIIRTFEGKQISLPNAVVLREPLTNFTRNEYIRQDFLVSVDYGEQPGPAQVIDKILQYVNGTEGVESTPPYVSYITLEKSADTTADLRVYFWAPSEDYRRQVLVLKSNLMQGTKAMLTEAGYPPTTTVS
- a CDS encoding transposase — its product is MRRVQQRMVEPVFGSLIHHYGLRRVGTKGWVTAHKATLLSAVAYNFKNGS
- a CDS encoding recombinase family protein, producing MSDPAAIVALFQEVKSGKNNRRPELAKAMAECWRLSATLLVATLDRVSWDAAYILRLEVPFVAVDLLELNTWTKGIFARLAQHGRELISKRTKEALAAKKVWGELLGTWEISVQKAGARLAASQRVVPAPAPLAGREGTELTGKCPGLKRERLPHATGVYLYWQRRAALAPTAGLVPGDRAPFTLKGQLAARIALASNLVETGQLTPVMPLRYQHLSPRRKCSRCTLLPLWRPIGCSSPAPAGT
- a CDS encoding response regulator yields the protein MPRLTSVLLVDDDETANFLNKIVIERAGVTEHLLVAEDGAQALRALATTCQVPGQAQCPELILLDLNMPVLNGIEFLQAYQHLPATQRQGIVVMLLTSASVERDLDQLRGLPLDGILEKPLTVTKLQQLLDEYFPA